The proteins below are encoded in one region of Clostridium fermenticellae:
- the surE gene encoding 5'/3'-nucleotidase SurE — translation MKILLTNDDGINASGIYALAKELEKSYELVIVAPDNEKSASSHSITIKKALFVKEVHLDGLKSKAYSLSGTPADCVKFAIDRFSNEKIDIVLSGINNGTNIGSDILYSGTVSAAIEAASNNVPSMAVSLEFRHGVESDYAAAAKYAVSILDKVKDKFLKGNIVLNLNIPIKINGLKVCRIGGRSFSGHFIEKNYKDGENGFILKGEAVELNDNDTDVYFIKNGYATLTPLHYDFTNFKLFEKLNNVIY, via the coding sequence ATGAAAATATTGTTGACCAATGACGATGGAATTAATGCTAGTGGTATATACGCTTTAGCTAAAGAACTTGAGAAAAGCTATGAATTAGTTATTGTTGCACCTGATAATGAGAAAAGTGCGAGCAGTCATTCTATAACTATAAAAAAAGCTTTATTTGTAAAAGAAGTACACCTTGATGGATTAAAATCTAAAGCGTATAGTCTTAGTGGAACACCGGCGGATTGTGTTAAATTTGCAATAGATAGATTTTCGAATGAGAAAATAGATATTGTTTTATCTGGAATAAATAATGGAACTAATATTGGATCAGATATACTTTATTCAGGAACAGTTTCTGCTGCTATAGAAGCAGCTAGTAATAATGTGCCATCAATGGCAGTATCTTTGGAATTCAGGCATGGTGTAGAAAGTGATTATGCTGCTGCAGCAAAATATGCTGTGAGTATTTTAGATAAAGTTAAAGACAAGTTTTTAAAAGGTAACATAGTATTAAATTTAAATATACCTATTAAAATAAATGGTCTAAAAGTGTGCAGAATTGGTGGCAGAAGCTTTTCAGGACATTTCATTGAGAAAAATTATAAGGATGGGGAAAATGGATTTATATTAAAGGGAGAGGCTGTCGAACTTAATGATAATGATACAGATGTATATTTCATAAAAAATGGGTATGCTACATTAACTCCATTACACTATGACTTCACAAATTTTAAATTATTTGAAAAACTTAATAATGTTATCTATTAA
- a CDS encoding HAD family hydrolase — protein MNLYISDLDGTLLNSDQVISKNSINIINRLIKLGLKFTIATARSYEACQSILEPLNLNIPIILNNGAFIYDTIYNKNVVENYIDDNMVKFILNYYSSKNIFPIVSAANSIGQKKVFYRGIFNYGQNVYINSRKERGDKRLEKIDDFSILKGYNIINIFAIEAKGILDDTYKLFTKKIRGSFHYTEEIYARGFFWLESMNINSSKNSAAKFLKDSLKADKLICFGDNLNDLPLFKLADEKYAVENAYQPLKDLSTGVIESNNKDGVAKFIENNFKSA, from the coding sequence TTGAATTTGTATATTTCGGATCTGGATGGGACTTTATTAAATTCTGATCAGGTAATAAGTAAAAATTCAATAAATATAATAAATAGACTTATAAAGTTGGGGCTTAAATTTACTATTGCGACGGCTAGATCGTATGAAGCGTGTCAAAGCATACTTGAACCTTTAAATTTAAATATACCCATTATTTTAAATAATGGAGCCTTTATATATGATACTATTTATAACAAAAACGTTGTTGAGAATTATATAGATGATAATATGGTTAAGTTTATTTTGAACTATTATAGTTCAAAAAATATTTTTCCTATAGTGTCTGCTGCAAATTCTATTGGACAAAAAAAGGTATTTTATAGGGGAATATTTAATTATGGACAAAATGTATATATAAATTCGAGGAAAGAGCGTGGAGATAAAAGATTGGAAAAGATAGATGATTTCTCGATTTTAAAAGGATATAATATTATAAATATATTTGCTATAGAGGCAAAGGGAATTTTAGATGATACTTATAAACTATTTACAAAGAAGATAAGAGGTAGTTTTCACTATACCGAGGAGATATATGCGAGAGGCTTTTTTTGGTTGGAGTCTATGAACATTAATTCAAGCAAGAATTCTGCAGCTAAATTTTTGAAGGATAGTTTGAAAGCGGACAAACTTATTTGCTTTGGAGATAATCTAAATGACCTGCCACTTTTTAAATTGGCAGATGAAAAATATGCAGTAGAAAATGCATATCAGCCATTAAAAGATCTTTCAACTGGAGTAATAGAATCTAATAACAAAGATGGAGTTGCTAAATTTATTGAGAACAATTTTAAATCTGCTTAA
- a CDS encoding flavodoxin family protein, translated as MKKVILLSGSPNLNGNTIKVLKECAKVIETNGVEAETISLAGMNLKDSMNVNGGYNDDFDKIINKIKDAKGLIVGTPVYWGTARAETMTALQRIAMAAMKDGNFLSRKVGGPIAVARRAGQTSSIQEMLMFYLYNDMIIPGSTYWNVVFGEKPGEALNDEEGMRTVKRFSENVAYLVNKLD; from the coding sequence ATGAAAAAGGTAATATTATTAAGCGGAAGTCCAAATTTAAACGGTAATACAATTAAAGTCCTGAAAGAATGTGCAAAAGTCATAGAAACTAATGGTGTCGAAGCTGAAACTATATCACTGGCTGGAATGAATTTGAAAGATTCTATGAATGTTAATGGTGGATATAACGATGATTTTGATAAAATAATTAATAAGATAAAAGATGCTAAAGGTCTTATTGTCGGAACCCCTGTTTATTGGGGTACTGCAAGGGCTGAAACTATGACAGCACTTCAAAGAATAGCAATGGCAGCTATGAAGGATGGAAACTTCTTATCAAGAAAAGTGGGAGGCCCAATTGCTGTTGCAAGACGTGCCGGTCAAACATCATCAATACAGGAAATGCTAATGTTTTATCTTTACAATGATATGATTATACCGGGCTCTACATACTGGAATGTAGTCTTTGGTGAGAAACCTGGTGAAGCTTTAAATGATGAAGAAGGAATGAGAACAGTAAAAAGATTTTCTGAAAATGTGGCCTACCTTGTAAACAAATTGGATTAA
- a CDS encoding DEAD/DEAH box helicase encodes MDKLNFKDFGLGDNILKSIKRLNYKTPSEVQSKVIPLILKNKDIIVKSQTGSGKTAAYAIPICEKIELEENSVQVLVLVPTRELSIQVKDDFSNIGRFKRLRCVSIFGKEPVNIQKNKLKQRVHIVAGTPGRTLDHIKRGTLNLNNIMYLIIDEADEMLNMGFIDQVKSILNKLPKNKITLLFSATMPDEILGLCNEYMLNPINIEIESKNPTLERIKQIYYEVENDKKFNLLKKLIYTQRPISSMIFCSTKKNVDDLLLKMKDSGFLCASFHGGMLQPERIDILNRFKRGEFTFLICTDIAARGIDIENITHVINYDIPMEKENYIHRIGRTARIGKSGIAITFVTHNQYRFLDEIVENFNLNIQKSEIPSNDEVQNGKQIFDNELENPIKLKTSKSKKVDKDITKIYISAGKKKKIRPGDIAGTISSIDGVDPDDIGIIDIKDNFSYVDILSNKGNLVIEKLKLKTIKGKKIRAEIAQK; translated from the coding sequence ATGGATAAGTTAAATTTTAAAGACTTTGGATTAGGCGATAATATATTAAAATCAATTAAAAGATTGAATTATAAAACACCATCTGAAGTTCAATCAAAAGTCATTCCACTCATTTTAAAAAATAAAGATATAATTGTAAAATCACAGACGGGAAGTGGTAAAACTGCAGCATACGCAATTCCTATCTGTGAAAAGATAGAACTCGAAGAAAACAGTGTTCAAGTCCTTGTACTTGTTCCAACAAGAGAATTGTCGATTCAAGTAAAGGATGATTTTTCAAATATAGGAAGATTTAAAAGACTAAGGTGTGTATCGATATTTGGAAAAGAGCCAGTGAATATTCAGAAAAACAAACTTAAACAAAGAGTTCATATTGTTGCTGGAACACCTGGCAGAACCCTAGACCATATAAAAAGAGGGACTCTAAATCTAAATAATATTATGTACCTTATAATAGATGAAGCTGATGAAATGCTAAATATGGGCTTTATAGACCAGGTAAAATCTATACTTAATAAACTTCCTAAAAATAAAATAACTCTTCTTTTTTCTGCAACTATGCCGGATGAAATACTTGGTTTATGTAATGAATACATGTTAAATCCAATAAACATAGAAATTGAATCTAAAAATCCCACATTAGAAAGGATAAAACAAATTTATTATGAAGTAGAAAATGATAAGAAATTCAATTTACTAAAAAAATTAATATATACTCAAAGGCCAATAAGCTCAATGATATTTTGTTCAACTAAAAAAAATGTAGATGATTTACTTTTAAAAATGAAAGATTCAGGATTTTTATGTGCTTCTTTTCACGGCGGAATGCTCCAACCTGAAAGAATTGACATTTTAAACAGATTTAAAAGAGGAGAATTTACTTTCCTCATATGCACTGATATAGCTGCAAGAGGAATTGACATTGAAAACATAACACATGTAATAAACTATGATATACCAATGGAAAAGGAAAATTATATTCACAGAATTGGCAGAACTGCCCGTATAGGTAAAAGTGGAATTGCCATAACTTTTGTAACACATAATCAGTATAGATTTTTAGATGAAATAGTAGAAAACTTTAATTTAAATATACAAAAATCAGAAATTCCATCTAATGATGAAGTACAAAATGGGAAACAAATATTTGATAATGAACTTGAAAATCCTATAAAACTTAAAACAAGTAAATCAAAAAAAGTAGATAAAGACATCACAAAAATATACATAAGCGCTGGTAAAAAGAAGAAAATTAGACCTGGGGATATTGCAGGAACTATTTCAAGTATAGACGGAGTTGATCCAGATGATATTGGTATAATAGATATAAAGGATAATTTCTCTTATGTTGATATACTCTCTAATAAAGGAAATCTCGTAATTGAAAAGCTCAAATTAAAGACTATAAAAGGTAAAAAAATAAGAGCCGAAATAGCTCAAAAATAA
- a CDS encoding MFS transporter: MNKTESKIQIEIYKNRWLILFTVLSATFMSTLDSSIVNVALPDMSVKLNVDMAGIEWVVTSFLITVAASILIFGRLGDMIGKTRVFKYGLVVFTMGSLFCGLTNSLPLLITARIIQAIGASATMATNQGIITQVFPVNERGRALGVLGTFVALGSMAGPPIGGIIVSAVSWRYIFLINVPIGIIVFILTIKIFPKPHMVYGEKLDTKGASLFVISTVLLFGALGQGQTIGYNNPIILSAFAISFVTFVLFIMIEYKIDIPLLQLSIFKNSLFSVSILCAFISFITISASNIILPFYFQDTLKFSPAATGFFMMVSPIVLSVVAPFSGYMSDKIGSEILTLIGLTFTSLGLFLISSLTEKSSVIMLIIYIVIMTLGNGMFQSPNNSLVMSTVAKDKLGIAGSVNALIRNLGFVLGTSLSTVLLYNRMSYKIGYRVTDYIKGNDAIFMYGMRWVYISAATLCLIGVVITALRFYNSKKNKKYNKAQANNKKDNVI; this comes from the coding sequence TTGAATAAAACTGAAAGTAAGATTCAAATTGAAATATACAAGAACAGATGGTTAATTTTATTTACGGTACTTTCTGCAACTTTTATGTCAACATTGGATAGCAGCATAGTAAATGTTGCATTACCTGATATGTCGGTTAAATTAAATGTAGATATGGCAGGTATAGAATGGGTTGTTACAAGTTTTTTAATAACTGTTGCGGCAAGTATTTTGATTTTTGGAAGACTAGGTGACATGATAGGAAAGACAAGAGTATTCAAATATGGATTAGTAGTTTTTACAATGGGATCACTATTTTGTGGACTTACAAATTCATTACCCTTACTTATAACGGCAAGAATAATTCAAGCAATAGGTGCTTCAGCTACAATGGCCACTAATCAAGGTATAATAACTCAGGTTTTTCCTGTAAATGAAAGAGGAAGAGCTCTTGGAGTTTTAGGTACATTTGTTGCACTTGGATCAATGGCTGGTCCTCCAATCGGTGGAATTATAGTTTCTGCTGTAAGCTGGAGATATATTTTTTTAATAAATGTACCTATAGGAATAATTGTATTTATACTAACAATAAAGATATTTCCAAAACCGCATATGGTTTATGGAGAAAAGCTTGATACAAAGGGAGCCTCACTATTTGTAATATCTACTGTACTTTTATTTGGAGCATTAGGGCAAGGTCAAACTATAGGATATAATAATCCTATAATACTTTCTGCTTTTGCTATTTCATTTGTAACTTTTGTATTATTTATTATGATCGAATACAAAATTGACATTCCACTGCTTCAATTAAGTATATTTAAAAATAGTTTATTTTCAGTTAGTATATTATGTGCGTTCATTTCATTCATTACAATTAGTGCATCTAATATAATACTTCCGTTTTATTTTCAAGATACTTTAAAATTTTCACCTGCAGCAACCGGTTTTTTCATGATGGTATCTCCAATTGTTTTATCTGTTGTAGCACCTTTTAGCGGTTATATGTCGGATAAAATTGGTTCAGAAATACTTACACTTATTGGACTTACATTTACAAGTTTAGGGCTATTTTTAATATCCAGTTTGACAGAAAAATCCTCTGTAATAATGTTGATAATATATATAGTAATAATGACTTTGGGAAATGGAATGTTTCAGTCACCAAATAATTCACTGGTTATGTCTACTGTAGCAAAGGATAAGCTTGGTATAGCCGGGAGTGTAAATGCACTTATTAGAAATTTAGGATTTGTTTTAGGAACTTCACTTTCAACTGTATTATTGTATAACAGGATGAGTTATAAAATTGGGTATAGAGTAACTGATTATATAAAAGGTAATGATGCAATATTCATGTATGGTATGCGATGGGTATATATAAGTGCAGCAACTCTCTGCTTAATTGGGGTGGTAATAACAGCACTCAGATTTTACAATAGTAAAAAAAACAAAAAATATAATAAAGCTCAAGCAAATAATAAAAAGGATAATGTAATTTAA
- the mltG gene encoding endolytic transglycosylase MltG produces the protein MKRKHTLTKTLISILFIFGLFCINKSLCTTQNTSIVTIQIPKNSSTEQVATILYNSTVIKNKDYFMLTKKIFYRNKIIQSGNFSIPRQVSFSTLTDILSRNYKNGNMIKITIPEGYTSEQIGETLERNKLVSKSDFLSKVKNFKSNKYWFLNNIPDGDHKIEGFLFPDTYYFDRETVNSDEIINTMLEQFDDEISPYKTYILNNNYNIRNLTTIASLVEKEARKDVDRPKIASVIYNRLNKNMPLQIDASILYVIGHKDKLYNKDLTIKSPYNTYINKGLPPSPICNPGKKSIIAAVHPDKTNYLYYVLNTSTNEHVFSSTYRDHMKNVKKYVK, from the coding sequence ATGAAAAGAAAACATACACTAACAAAAACACTAATTTCAATATTATTCATATTCGGATTATTTTGTATAAATAAATCCTTGTGTACTACCCAAAATACCTCTATAGTGACTATACAAATACCTAAAAATTCATCTACTGAACAAGTAGCTACTATTCTATATAATAGCACTGTAATAAAAAATAAGGATTACTTTATGCTTACAAAAAAAATATTTTATAGAAACAAAATAATCCAATCAGGAAATTTTTCAATACCTAGACAAGTATCATTTTCAACGCTTACAGATATATTGTCTAGAAACTATAAAAATGGAAACATGATTAAAATAACTATACCGGAAGGTTATACCAGTGAACAAATTGGTGAAACTCTAGAAAGAAACAAATTAGTTAGTAAATCAGATTTTTTAAGTAAGGTAAAAAACTTCAAATCCAATAAATATTGGTTTTTAAATAATATTCCTGATGGAGATCACAAAATAGAGGGCTTTTTATTTCCGGATACCTATTACTTTGATAGAGAAACCGTAAATTCAGATGAAATAATTAATACAATGCTTGAGCAATTCGATGACGAGATTTCTCCATACAAAACTTATATTTTAAATAATAATTATAATATAAGAAATTTGACAACTATTGCATCTTTGGTTGAAAAAGAAGCACGTAAAGATGTAGACAGGCCTAAAATAGCCAGCGTAATATATAATAGATTAAATAAAAATATGCCTCTTCAAATAGATGCTTCAATTCTCTATGTAATAGGGCATAAGGATAAACTTTATAATAAAGATTTAACAATTAAATCACCATATAATACTTATATAAATAAAGGATTGCCGCCATCACCAATATGCAATCCTGGTAAAAAATCAATAATAGCTGCAGTACATCCTGATAAGACAAATTATCTTTATTATGTTTTAAATACAAGTACTAATGAACATGTATTTTCTAGTACTTACAGAGATCACATGAAAAATGTAAAAAAGTATGTAAAATAA
- a CDS encoding NAD(P)H-dependent glycerol-3-phosphate dehydrogenase, whose translation MNISVLGCGRWGSFLAYYCNSVGHNVTLWGRKNSRNFNALKLHRKNEYLILPDEILLSNSLEDSFGTADVIIISISSQELRGFAKKLNLIDNKEDKIFVLCMKGLEASSGSRLTRVFKEEMGNNINVAVWVGPGHVQDFVSGIPNCMVIDSENIDITKRLVNILSSDLIRFYYGQDLIGNEIGAASKNVIGIAAGMLDGLGYTSLKGALMARGTREISRLVGAMGGNSITIYGLSHLGDYEATLFSEHSHNRKFGEEFVKNKKFNKLAEGVSTIKALIELSKQYDIELPICNALYRVIFENADVSGTLINLFLRPLKFEF comes from the coding sequence ATGAATATATCGGTATTAGGCTGTGGACGATGGGGAAGTTTTTTGGCATATTATTGTAATAGTGTAGGTCATAACGTAACACTATGGGGGAGAAAAAATTCACGTAATTTTAATGCTTTGAAGTTACATAGGAAAAATGAATATCTAATACTACCTGATGAGATTTTATTAAGTAATTCTCTTGAAGACTCATTTGGAACTGCTGATGTTATAATAATATCTATAAGTTCTCAAGAACTTCGCGGATTTGCTAAAAAGTTAAATTTAATTGATAATAAGGAAGATAAGATATTTGTACTATGTATGAAAGGATTAGAGGCCTCTAGTGGAAGTAGACTTACTCGAGTTTTTAAAGAAGAAATGGGAAATAACATTAATGTTGCTGTTTGGGTAGGACCAGGACATGTTCAGGATTTTGTGTCAGGAATACCAAATTGCATGGTAATTGATTCTGAAAATATAGATATAACGAAGAGACTTGTTAATATTTTAAGCAGTGATCTTATAAGGTTTTATTATGGTCAGGATTTAATAGGCAATGAGATTGGAGCTGCATCTAAAAATGTAATAGGCATAGCAGCAGGAATGCTTGATGGATTAGGATATACAAGTTTAAAAGGTGCACTTATGGCAAGGGGTACTAGAGAAATATCAAGATTAGTAGGAGCGATGGGAGGAAATAGTATTACCATATATGGTTTAAGCCATTTGGGAGATTATGAAGCAACACTTTTTTCAGAGCATAGTCATAACAGAAAGTTTGGAGAAGAATTTGTAAAAAATAAAAAGTTTAATAAATTGGCAGAAGGTGTATCCACAATAAAAGCATTGATTGAGTTATCAAAACAATATGATATAGAATTACCAATATGCAATGCATTATATAGAGTTATATTTGAAAATGCAGATGTTTCAGGGACTCTCATTAATTTATTTTTAAGACCTCTAAAATTCGAATTTTAA